From the genome of Nakamurella flavida:
TGGCCAGGGCTCCGGCGGTCAGTCCGCCCGCGCCCACCGAGTCGTAGGCGGTGGAGACGAGGACGACGGTGCCGAGCTGCGTCATGGACGACGGCAGCCGGGCGAGGAAGGCGACGGGAAGCAGGGTGCGGCCAGCCAGGGCGGGCAGCACGCGGAACGGGGTGATCAGGGACATCGGAGATGCTCCGGGTTCGCGGTTTCCGGCCCCGTCCCACCCCCGGCGCCGTCTCACCCTGTGCTGTCCCCCAGGTTAGCGGGCGGCGTCGGTCAGCGACAGGACGCCGCCGGCCCCCCGGGTGTCGCCACCCGGGGGGCCAGGGATCAGCTGAACAGCTTGGCGGCCGTGATGACCGTCTGGATGACGCCGTACCCGAGCAGCACGACGATCACCGCCCACGCCAGGACGAGGCGGACCTTGGCCTGGCCGACCTCGGTCCGGGTGTCGTGGTCGTGCGTGTCGACCTGCACACCGTCGTCCTTCACCGCTGCCCCCGTGGCGTCGCGTCGTTCCTGGAACTTCGCGGCCACCGGACGGACCAGCAGGTTCGCGACGAACCCGACGGCCAGGATGCCGACCATGGTGAACAGCGCGGGCCGGTAGGCGTCCGCGGTGAGGGTGCCGGGCTTGCCCTGGGCGTCGAGGAACCCGTTGATGATCAGCGGGCCGACGACGCCGGCGGCCGACCACGCGGTCAGCAGCCGGCCGTGGATGGCGCCGACCTGGTAGGTGCCGAACAGGTCGCGCAGGTAGGCCGGGATGGTGGCGAACCCGCCGCCGTAGAACGACAGGATGAGCGCGGCGATGAGCACGAACACCGCGGTGGAGGTGGCTCCCACGGTGGCCAGCAGCAGGTAGAGCGCGATGCCGCCGCCCAGGTACAGCATGTAGATCGGCTTGCGGCCGATCCGGTCGGAGCTGGCCGACCAGACGAACCGGCCACCCATGTTGAACAGCGACAGCACGCCGACGAACCCGCCGGCCGCGGCCACCGCGACGAGCGACTTCCCGTCCGCCTGCCGGAAGAAGTCCTGGATCATCGGGCTGGCCTGCTCGAGGATGCCGATGCCCGCGGTGACGTTGCAGAACAACACGATCCACAGGAGCCAGAACTGCGGTGTCTTGATCGCTTTGGCGGCCGAGACGCTCTCGGTGGTGACCATCGGCTTCTTCTTGATCGACGCCGGGTCGAAACCGGCGGGGGCCCAGCCGGGCGCGGGCACCCGGATCAGCGTGACGCCGATCATCATGATGCAGAAGTAGCCGATGCCCAGGGTGACGAACAGCAGGGTCAGCGCGCTGACGCTGGCCACCGGGGCCGGGTTGCTGGGGACGTAGCCGGGGTCGTAGAGACCGAGCAGCTGCCGGGACAGCGGGCTGGCCAGCAGGGCGCCACCACCGAATCCCATGATGGCCATGCCGGTGGCCAGACCCGGCCGGTCCGGGAACCACTTGATGAGCGTGGACACCGGCGAGATGTAGCCGATGCCCAGACCCATGCCGCCGATGACGCCGTAGCCCAGGTACAGCAACCACAGCTGGCCGGTGGAGATGCCCACCGCGCCGACGAGGAAGCCGGTGGCCCACAGACAGGCGCTGACGAACATCGCCTTGCGGGGGCCGTTGCGCTCCACCCAGGTGCCGCCGACGGCCGCGGAGAGGCCGAGCATGACGATCGCGATGGAGAAGACGATGCCGATCTGGGTCGAGCTGGCGTCGAACCGCTCGATCAGCGGGTTCTTGTAGACGCTGGTCGCGTACACCTGCCCGATGCACAGGTGGACGGCCAGCGCCGCCGGCGGGATCAGCCAGCGGTTGTAACCGGGCGGGGCGATGGTGTGCCGCCGGTCGAGCAGGGCCAAGCTCATGGTGCCTCCGTGCGTGGGATGCGGGGGCCGGACCGGGTTCGTTGGCCCTCCGTGACGCGGGTCACCGATGACCCGCCTCTGTCCGAAACGTACCCGCGCGTTCCACACACCGTTCACACCTAGGCTGCGCACGTCCGGCCCACCCGCCCCGCACCCGACACCGCCCAGGAGCCCCCAGTGGACACCTCCCGTCTGGCCACCACCGTCTCGGCCGAGCTGCCCGCCTGGGTCTTCGACGAGATCGCCGACGTTCCCGACGCGCTGCCGACGGCGCAGGAGCGGATGGCCCTGGTCCACCGGCTCGCCGACCGCAACCACCGCGAGGGCAACGGCGGCCCGTTCGCCGCCCTGGTCGCGGAGACCACCACGGGGCGGATCGTGTCGATCGGGGTCAACGTGGTCCTGGCCTCCGGGTTGTCCAGCACGCACGCCGAGGTGATGGCGCTCTCGCTGGCCCAGGTGGCGGTGGACAGCTGGGACCTGGGCGCCGACGGGGCTCCGGACCGGGAGCTCGTCGTCAACTGGCGCCCGTGCGCGATGTGTTACGGCGCCACCCTGTGGTCCGGGGTGCGCGGGCTCGTCGTGGCCGGGTCCGGCCCGGACCTGGAGCGGCTCAGCGGTTTCGACGAGGGCCCTGTGCGGGACGACTGGGCCGAGCAGTTCGAGCAGCGCGGCATCACCGTCACCCAGGACGTGCTGCGCGACGAGGCCCTGGCGGTGTTCCGCGCGTACGGGATGCGGTCGGACGCGACGGTCTACAACGCCCGCGGGGCCGGCGCCATCGAGATGGGCTGACGCAGGGCATCACAGTCGCAACCGGGCGGGGGGACGCGGCGGACGGGCACACTGGACAAGTTGTGCCCAACTGCTCGTGGTGAGGATCCTCGTGACCGATGGACCGTTGATCGTCCAGTCCGACAAGACGCTGCTGCTCGAGGTCGGCCACCCGGACTCGTCGGCGGCGCGCGCCAACATCGCGCCGTTCGCCGAGCTGGAACGCTCCCCCGAGCACGTGCACACCTACCGGATCACCCCGCTGGCCCTGTGGAACGCACGGGCCGCCGGGCACGACGCCGAGCAGGTGGTGGACGCGCTGGTCCGCTGGTCGCGCTTCCCGGTGCCGCAGGCCCTGCTCGTCGACGTGGTCGACACGATGGGTCGGTACGGCCGGCTGGTCCTGCAGACCCACCCGACCCAGGGCCTGATCCTGGCCTCGCGGGACCGCGCCGTGCTGGAGGAGATCCTCCGCAACCGCAAGATCTCTCCGATGCTGGGCGCCCGGATCGACCCGGACACCGTCGTCGTCCATCCCTCGGAGCGCGGGCACCTCAAGCAGGCGCTGCTCAAGGTCGGCTGGCCGGCCGAGGACCAGGCCGGCTACGTCGACGGTGAGGCGCACCCGATCGAGCTGGATCCGCACGGCTGGGAGCTGCGCTCGTACCAGCAGCAGGCCGTGGAGGGGTTCTGGGCCGGCGGCTCCGGTGTCGTCGTCCTCCCCTGTGGTGCGGGCAAGACCCTCGTCGGTGCGGCGGCCATGGCCAAGGCCGGGGCGACCACGCTGATCCTGGTGACGAACACCGTCGCCGGCCGGCAGTGGAAGCGGGAGCTGATCGCGCGGACCACGCTGACCGAGGAGGAGATCGGCGAGTACTCCGGGGAGCGCAAGGAGATCCGCCCGGTCACCATCGCCACCTACCAGGTGATGACTCGCAAGTCCGGCGGCGTCTACAAGCACCTGGACCTGTTCGACTCCCGCGACTGGGGCCTGGTCATCTACGACGAGGTCCACCTGCTCCCCGCGCCGGTGTTCCGGATGACGGCCGACCTGCAGTCCCGCCGGCGGCTGGGCCTGACCGCGACCCTGGTCCGTGAGGACGGCCGCGAGGGCGATGTGTTCTCCCTCATCGGGCCCAAGCGGTACGACGCCCCGTGGAAGGACATCGAGGCGCAGGGCTGGATCGCCCCGGCCGAGTGCACCGAGGTGCGGGTGACGCTGACCGACGCGGAGCGGCTCAACTACGCCACGGCCGAGCCGGAAGAGAAGTACAAGATCGCCGCGACCGCCCGGACGAAGATGCCGGTGGTGCGCTCCATCCTCGAGAAGCACAAGGGCGAGCTGACTCTCGTCATCGGCGCCTACCTCGACCAGTTGGAGGAGCTCGGCGCCGAACTGGACGCCCCGATCATCCAGGGCTCGACGAAGACCGCCGAGCGCGAGCGGCTCTACGAGGCGTTCCGCACCGGCGAGCTGACGACGCTGGTCGTCTCCAAGGTCGCCAACTTCTCCGTCGACCTCCCCGAGGCGACGGTGGCCATCCAGGTGTCCGGCACCTTCGGCTCCCGCCAGGAGGAGGCCCAGCGCCTCGGCCGGCTGCTCCGCCCCAAGGCTGACGGCCGCCAGGCCCACTTCTACTCGGTGGTCTCCCGCGACACCCTGGACACCGACTACGCGGCGCATCGCCAGCGCTTCCTGGCCGAGCAGGGGTACGCCTACACGATCGTCGACGCCGATGATCTGCTCGGGCCGGCTGTGCCGGGGGGTGCGGAGGACTGAGTGGAGGCCGGGGCTCGGATGATCAGCCCGATCCCGCTGCTGCCGCCCCCAACAGCTTCGGCACTAACACCGGATGGAACGCAGGGTGCGAGACGAAGCTCTGTCCCACGGCGCCTTGGACATATCCCTATCTGGCTCGAGGGCGGCGTAGTCGCACCGGGATTGGATGCGCTTCATGTTGGCGAAGCGACCACGTGTCTAGTCTCACGCGGATGATTCGACTCGGCTGGAACGGTCGACGCCTCGAACTCACGGCGCCTACGAAGCCCGACGGCGTACTGACGGCTTGTGTTCGGGGCGGGGACATCCAGGCCACTGCCTGGGCGTACCCCGGGCATCTGGGCTTTGGCGACTTGATCGACTTCTTCGCCGATCTCGAGCGGCACTGGCGCGGATGGAAGGGCGCGCGCCGGTGGGAGTCAGGAGAGGGCGAGTTGACAATGACTGCTCGGCACACCGGCAGCCATGTGCTCCTGGATGTCGGACTTCGTTGCCAGCAGCTCGACCCTGAGCGCGACTGGGACCTGAGGTTCTCAGTCAGTCTCGATGCCGGAGAAGAGTTGACCCACGCTGCCACCGAGGTTCAGCGCGAGTTCGGGTGGGCTGATCGGCAGTACGACAGGTCGGATGCCGTGCCGTCCTCCGACCCGGTCGATGAGGCCGCATACGCCTACGAGCAGGACGAACGCACGTACCTGGACCTGGTTCGCGAACACCCTCGACCCGAGCTTGCCGGCGCAGCGACCCGGGTGCAGACCGCAGCCGCGCATTGGCAGGCGCTCGCCTGGGCTCGGGTGATCGCGCTGCAAGCCCTGGACGAACCGGACGAGCAGGAGATCCACAGCGCGGTCATCTCCGCGCAAGCGGCCGAACTCCTGACGGAACTCTGGTGGGATGTGGCCAAGGTGCAGCGGGGATTGCGATTGCCGCGGTTCGACCGAACGGGACACATGATTGATCCCGGCGATCCCGACGAGAATGGTTGCTGACTGGATGGGCCACCTGCTCGCGGCGAACTCCGCCCTCTTCACCTGTTGGCCTGAGCTCCGAACGGCGCCACTCAGCGGTCCGGTGACCTGCTCAGGGCTGTTCCGGACCACGGCCGGGCGACGAGTCCCGACTGCACTCACCCTTCGAGCTGTCGGGTGAACCGCACCGCAGTATCGAGGAAGCACGGCGCCGATTCCGCCCGCTGAACCGGCGCCAGCGCGGACTGAGCCCGCGCAGACGTGGCGCGAATCAACAACTCTGGAATCGCAGCCATCCGTGCTTGCATGCTGCCGGTTCCCCGCCGAGGCGGTCGTGATCGGGCGGCGTCGGGAGCGGGCGTTCACCGTGTTGAGCTGTTGTGCCCGCTTGCCGGGCGGCTTGCTGCTTGCGCCGTGGTCGTGGCCAACGGAAACGCTGTCGGTCGCCATCAGCTGGGGGCACGTGCGCCAGCTGGGTGGGGTGTCTATGACGCTGGACGACGGTAGGCCACCGCGGTCAAGCCGCCAGCTGCTTGTCGGCGGATGATTGCTGATGGTCGGGCAGTTCGGAGTGGGCCAGTCTGTCGCCACGATGCTGTTCGTGAGGTTGTCCTTGGCAGGCCTGCTGTCGCTGGGATGGGCCATGGCAGCCGGCGTCCTCATCGTTGACGGTCCGCCGATGATCGAGATGACTGTGCGACTCATTCGCCTTGTGCGGACCCCGGCAGCGCGGTCGCTCAAGGCGCGGCGGGCGGAACTCGCCGCGGGCGGAACCCCGGTGTAGGTGATGACGTCCTTCGTCCGCTCCCGCCCTTCACGGACGGGTTGCCGCCTCGCGCCGGTGCTGACCGACAGTGGTGCCGGTTCACCCGCAACGGTCCACAGACCCGCGGTCCCGGAATCTTCGGGGTGGACTTCCACGCGGTCCGGAAGGGCATCGGTGCAGGTCAGCTACATTTTCATCGACCGCGAGATCGATCATGCCTTGCATCTGAAGCCTGTGCCCCGGATCCGGTCTCCTGCGCCTCGTTCTTCGTCCGGACGGACCGATTCCGGTCCACCGTCCACATCACCTTCTGGAGTCGTCCATGGCCGCCGTCGATCCGTCCGCTCCACCGTCCGTCCCTGCCCCGGTCGGCCGCCGGTCGCGCTTCGCGCGAAACAGGTCGATGACGTTCGCCGGCCTCGGCCTGGCCGCTCTGACCCTGGTCGCCTGCTCCGGCGGTGGCAGCGCGGCCTCCACCCCCGCAGTCGCGTCATCCGCCGCTGCATCGGCCGCCTCCGCGTCGGGCACCTCGGCGGGTGGCGATGTCGTCGTAGAGCTCGCCACCTCGGACGGGACCGTGGTCGGTACCGCCACGGTGCAGCAGGACGGCACGGTGATGACCAGGACGGACACCGTGACCGCCCGGCCCGGAGGGACGGACGTGGTCACCGAACTGAAGGACGCCGCAGGAGCAACCGTCGGCACGGCGACGGTGCATCCCGACGGATCGGTCGACGTGCAGGACAGCTCCGGCGGTGGAGAGCAGGACGCGGCCGGTGCCGGCGCCACGACCGGAGCATCGTCCGACATGTCCTTCGCGCCCATGGACTTCGATTCCGGTGCCGACAAGTCCGGCGGGGGCACCACGATCGTCAACAGCAACGGAAACGAGATCGTCGCGTCGAACGACGTCGGCGGGAACGGCACCATCACGGTGACCAAGTGCGCGGCCGACGGGTCGAGCTGCAGCCGCCAGGTCGTGACGAACAACTGAGCATCGAGGCCTCCGGGTCGGGTCGATGGCATCCGGCCCAGCGTCGACCTGGGCGGTTCAGTCAGGTCGAACCGCATTCCCCTGGTGGCCGTGCCCGCCACGCGCCGCTGCCGGGACAGCTCGAGCTCGACTGAAATCCTCGGGCGCCCGGCGGTGCCGATCGTCCCCCGGGCGGAATCCGTCCACATCGCAGAAGTGCGGAGAGACTCGCCGGGGCCGTCAGCGCCCGGCGCTGCGGTGGCTCGCCACGTTCACGATCCGCCCGGTGCCGTCGCGGACGAAGAACCGGCGGATACCCCATGCTTCGTCCGCGAGGGGGTAGACGACGTCCAGACCGCGCTCAACCGCCTCGGCGTGAGCTCTCTCGACATCGTCCACCTCGACGGAGATGTCGACGTCGCAGACCCGGGGATCGACCGCGGTCGGGCTTGCCCAGGTCAGGATCAGCTGGGTCGTCGACGTGGTCAGAGACGCAGCACGAGAGACGCAGCCGAAAGTCGTCCGATCTCGGATCATCTCAAGTGGTACGGTTCGGCCCATGACCATCGCCCCACCCGACTTCTGGTCCGGCCCCCTTCCCGCCGCTGCCCCGCCGGAGGACATGGCCCTGCACCGTCTCCCGACGGGGACCTACCGCACCAGGGCTGCCTTCGCGGTGACCGGCGGGGCGTTCCGCGACGTCCGCGAATTCGCCGCCACCGCCGTGTTGATCAGTCATCCGGGTGGCGACCTGCTGATCGACGCCGGCTTCGGCGCCGGTGTCGCCGAGCACGTGCGGATGCTCGCGCGCTTCGAGCGCGCACCGTTCACCCTCGGCCGGACGGCCGCGCAGCAGCTCGAGGACGTCGGCCATGACCGCGCCCGGCTGCGCGGCGTCCTGGTGACCCACACCCACTGGGATCACGTCAGCGGGCTCGACTCACTGCGCGTGCCGATCTGGATCACCGGCGAGGAGCGGCGGTACGCGGCGACGGACTCCCACGGCGCTGTCTTCCGCAGTGTCTCGAAGGGCCTGGAGATGCACGAGTACGGGTTCGACGGCCCCGCCCACCTCGGCTTCCCCGCCAGCTCCGACGTCCACGGCGACGGCTCGGTGGTGGTCGTCCCCGCCGGCGGGCACACCCACGGATCCGTCGTCGTGTTCGTCACCCTGCCCACCGGGGAGCGGTACGCCTTCATCGGCGACCTCACGTGGCAGAGCGAGGGCATCACGCGCGGCGCGCAGCGCCCGTGGCTGATGCGCCGGGTCGCCGATGTCGACGCGGCGACGGTCCGACTCGGTCTGCAGCGCGTCGTGGCGCTGAGCCGGGTCATGCGGATCGTCCCCGCACACGACCTGCACGCCTACGACTCCATCCCCCTGCTGGCCACCCGCCAGACCCGCGCCGGAGCCTGAGGCCATGGCACCCACCGCACCGACGCCCCCACCGGCGGACGACCGGCCCGATCCGGTGCGCGGTCCGCGGCCGCCACTCGGACCGGGCCCGGATTCCGAACTGACCTGGTTGCTGCACCGGGCCGCCCAGCGCATGCACACCGCGGTCGGCGCTCAAGCCGCCCGCCACGGCCTGACACTGCGCGACCACATCGTCCTCAGCGCACTGGACAAGACGTCCGGGCTGACCCAGATCGAACTGGGACAGGCGCTGGGCGTGGACAAGACGACCCTGGTCGCCGAACTGGATCGACTGGAGAAGGCCGGCCTGGTCGAGCGCAAGGCCGACCCGCGGGACCGACGCGCCCGCATCCCCGCACTCACCGACGCCGGAGACCGAGTCCGGGCGAGGATCGCCGTCGACGCCACGGCCGCCGAGACAGCCGCCGTCGCGTCGGTCGACCCGGCACTGCTCCGCCCGCTCCGCGACGCGCTCTACGCGATCATCGCCGCCACCGACGACCCGGGATCCTGCATCTGACACCGCACCCCACCGGTGCCAGGCAGCCGCACAGGCTGTCGGGCCGGCGGAAGCGGGAGTCCACAGCCGCGTCGGCGATGAACCGCATGGGTGGTGAGCGGCCCACCACGGCGGGGCGTTCGCCATGGCCGCGTCGGGCGGAGTCCGCGTGGCCGGGGCCGCCCGCTGGGTCGTCACGCCGATGTCGGGAACGGATGATCCGGTCGACCGGTTGCACCCACCATGACCGACCTCGCCGTGCTGACCGAGCAGGACCGTGAGTTCCTCCGTCGCCCCCTGCACGGATTCCTGTCCGTCGCTGCGGGCCCCGTCCCGGCCCAACCCCGGCCGGTGTGGTTCGAGGCGACCGACAGCGGGACCGTCGAGCTGTTCACCACCCCGGACGCGGCCAAGGTGGAGCGGCTCCGCCGCGACCCCCGCGCCTCCATCGTGGTGGCCGCGCCGGTGGGCGAACGCGAACGGTGGGTAGCGGTGTCCGGTCGCACGACCATCGAGCCCGACGGCGCGCATGCCCTGGCGCAGCGACTGGCCGCCCGCTACTGGGATCTCGACGATCCCGGCCGGGCCGGCCAGCTGGCCGAAATACTGGCCGACGACGGATTGCTCCGCGTGGTCATCCACCCGGAACAGGTGCGCCGCTACACCTTCTAGCTCGCCCTCCCGCCGGGAGATGGGAGACCCGTCCCGACCGTCGACTTCTCCGAGTGCGCACGCGCCCACCGCACACACCCACCACCACGAGAGGGGTCCGCAGTGGACTTCCAGCCGGTCCGGGACGCCTACTCCACGATCGCCGAGCAGTACATCGCCCTGTTCGACGGCGGCCGGCCGGAGGCCGAGGACGACACCGCACTCATCCTGCGACACCTGACCGGGCTCGCCGGTCCGGTGCTGGACCTGGGGTGCGGGCCCGGCCAATGGACCGCCCGTCTGCACGCGCTGGGTGCCGAGATCACCGGCATCGACATGGTTCCGGAGTTCATCGCGCACGCCCGGGGCGCCCATCCCGGCCCGGAGTTCCGGCTCGGCTCCATGACGGACGTGGACGTCGCCGACCACGCCGTGGCGGGCATCCTGTCCTGGTATTCCACCATCCATCTGCCCCCGTCGGAGCTCGACCCGGTGCTCGCCGGGTTCCGCCGCCTCCTGCGTCCGTCCGGGGTGCTCGTCATCGGGTTCTTCGACAGTGACGACGAGATCGCCGCCTTCGACCATCAGGTCGTCACCGCCTACCGCTGGCCGGCCGACACGTTCGCGCATCACCTGAGGACGGCCGGCTTCACCGAGGTGCAGCGGGTGCAGTACCGGCTCCCGGCGCGACCGGACCGCAGGTACGCCGGCATCGCCGCACGAGCGTCCTGAGCATCGGCCCGATCGCCCCGTCGAGCCGCGTCGTCGACGAGCGCCACGGGGGTCAGCTGCCCACGAGACCCGCCACGACGGACCGGAACCGATCGGCGATGAGTCGGTGGCTGGCCGGGCTGGGGTGGAGTCGGTCGGGCAGCGGGTCCGTCTCGTGGTCGGCGGGGCCGTAGAGATCGCGACCGTCCACGAGGTGCAGGTGCGGGTCCGTGGAGCGGCGCCGACCGACGACGGCGGCGAGCTGCTCCCGGATCACCGTGAGGGTCAGCTTGCCGGCGGCGACCTCGGCCGGGTCCCCGGTGGCGGTGAAGAGGATCTGCCCGCTGCCCCAGCTCGCCGGGTCGATGGCGCCGGGGCCGGGGGTGTCCTCGTGGATGGGGCACCACAGCGGCGAGATCACCACCAGCGGCGTGGTCGGATGGGCGTCGCGGATGGCGTCCAGGAACCCGTCGACGGCGGGGACGAAGGCGCGGAGCCGCATCAGGTCCGTGTTGACCAGGTTGATGCCGATCTTGACGGAGATCAGGTCCGCTTCCTGCGCGGCGATGGTCCGGGCGACGAACGGATCGAGCAGAGCACTCCCGCCGAAGCCCAGGTTGAGCAGGGACAGACCGGCCGCCCGGGCGGTCAGCGCCGGCCACGTCCCCGCTGGGCTGTCGGCGTTCGATCCCTGGCTGATCGAACTTCCGTGATGGACCCACCGCGGGCCGGTGTCCGCGCCCGCCGGACCGACCGGGGCGTCGGTGGTCAACTCGAGCAGCTCGGTGGTCTCGGTGTGCGGGAGCCAGATCTCCACGTCCTTGTCCCCGGTGGGCAGCACGGGGAAGGTCACCTCGGCCGGCGGGCCGTCCACCACGGTCCGCCCGCCCGTCCGGAGGTCGACGACCAGCTGGCGGCCACCGCTGCCGGACGCCTGCCCCGCGGGGCGACCGTCGACGAACAACGCATAGGTGCCGGCAAGCCGCGGGGGCGCGCCGGGGTACACGACGGTGGTCCGCAGCGTCGTCAACCGGATGAGGGTGGCCGCCGTGCGGAGGACGACGCGGACACCGGAGGGCTGTGACTCCGCCATCGCCAACTGGTCGTCGAGGGAGCGGGCGCGGACCCAGTCGGGGAGCCGGTGCGGCAGCAGGCCGTTCGGGGTGGTCTCCACCGCGACGGCGCCGCGGATCATCGCGGCGGTCACGGGTGTGGTCGTCAGATCGGTCAACGGGGTCCTTCGGTAACGGGTCGGGCGTGCCGGGGCGGTCGGGGGTGGCGGGACGGCACAGGTCCGGGCTCGGGGTCACTCTGCGCCCGGGCTCCTCGCTGGGTCCAGCGGGACCTGTCGCGCAGTCGCCCCGGCTGGTGCTGCGCGGGGTGGGGCGCGGCAGGTCAGCCGCGCTCCGCCCCGTGCACCGCCGCGTACGTCCGCCGCAGCGCGGCCATCGACTCGTCGTAGGACGCCCGGGCCACCCCGAGGAACAGGCAGTCCAACACCATCAGCTGGGCGATGCGGCTGCCCAGAGCACCGGAACGGAACTGGGTCTCGCGGGCCGCGGTGAGCAGCACGACATCGGCCTGTGCGGCCAGGATCGACCCGCCGTGGTTGGTCAGCGCGATGGTCGCCGCCCCCGCCGCGCGGGCCCCGGCCAGGAACTCCACCGTCTCCGGGGTGGCCCCGGAGTGCGACACCCCCAGCGCCACGCAGGACGCGTCCAGCGTCGCCGCCGAGGTCCACGCCGAGTGGGTGTCCGTCCAGTTCAACGCGACCCGGCCGACGCGGGCCAGCTTCTGCTGGAAGTCCAGGCCGACGAAGGAGCTGGCGCCCATCCCGAAGCTGTCCACCCGGCGGGCGGCGAGGACGAGATCGATGGCCGCGGACAGCGCGCCCCGGTCGAGCACCTCGGCGGTGTCGGCGATCGACAGCGTCTCGGCCATCGCCACCTTGGCCACGATGTCCTCGACCGTGTCGTCGCGGTCGATGTCACCGGAGACCATCGGCAGGTTGGCGTGCTGGATGCGTTCCCGGGTGGCCTCCCGGGTCAGGTCGATCCGCAGGTCCTTGTACCGCTCGTACCCCATGCGCTTGTAGAAGCGGACGACGCTGGCGGTGGACACCCCGCCCTGCTCGGCCAGTTCGGCCACCGACCGGTTGGCGGCCGTGGCCGGGTCGTCGAGGAAGAGCCGCGCCACCCGCTGTTCGGACTGACGCAGGTCGGGCAGGGCGGCCCGCATGCGGACCAGCACGGTGCGGGGGTCGGGGCGATCCGACGGCTCCACAGGTCTCCCTCCGGCCGGTCCAGGCCCCTCGGCGACCGACGCTCTCCCCCGGCCGCTCGGCGGTGCTGCTGACGGTAGCGGTCCGGATGCCCTGTGCCACTGGACGGATGGTCCATTCGGTCCTAACGTTACTTCATCGCAACCCAGCTCGAACATTTGTGACCTACCGTCGACGGCAGCCCGGGACGACCACCACCCCGGAACCCGCCGCACCCATCCCGACCGAGCCAGGAGACCCCATGTCCCTCCGCCCCAGCGGCCGCCGCCGCGTCCTCACGGCGTTCGTCGCCGCCGCCGCCCTGACGGTGGCCGGCTGCTCGGGCTCTGCGTCGAACTCCGCCGAGACCGGCGGCAGCTCCGCCTCGGGATCGGCCGGTGGTTCCGCCGCGCCCGGACCCTCCGGCGGCAACCTCGTCGTCGGCGTCACCACCGATCCCGACACCCTGCTGCCGTGGAAGGCCACCCAGTTCCAGGCGGTCAACGTGCTGCAGAACATCTACGGCACCCTCACCGAGTTCGACGAGAACCTCGGTGTGGTGCCGGGTCTCGCGTCCAGCTGGGAGACCTCCGCGGACGGGCTGACGCTCACGTTCACCCTGCGCGACGGCGTCACCTTCGCCGACGGCAGCGCGTTCGACTCCGCCGACGTCAAGTACTCCCTGGACGCGATCAAGGAC
Proteins encoded in this window:
- a CDS encoding glyoxalase encodes the protein MVMGRTVPLEMIRDRTTFGCVSRAASLTTSTTQLILTWASPTAVDPRVCDVDISVEVDDVERAHAEAVERGLDVVYPLADEAWGIRRFFVRDGTGRIVNVASHRSAGR
- a CDS encoding OFA family MFS transporter, which codes for MSLALLDRRHTIAPPGYNRWLIPPAALAVHLCIGQVYATSVYKNPLIERFDASSTQIGIVFSIAIVMLGLSAAVGGTWVERNGPRKAMFVSACLWATGFLVGAVGISTGQLWLLYLGYGVIGGMGLGIGYISPVSTLIKWFPDRPGLATGMAIMGFGGGALLASPLSRQLLGLYDPGYVPSNPAPVASVSALTLLFVTLGIGYFCIMMIGVTLIRVPAPGWAPAGFDPASIKKKPMVTTESVSAAKAIKTPQFWLLWIVLFCNVTAGIGILEQASPMIQDFFRQADGKSLVAVAAAGGFVGVLSLFNMGGRFVWSASSDRIGRKPIYMLYLGGGIALYLLLATVGATSTAVFVLIAALILSFYGGGFATIPAYLRDLFGTYQVGAIHGRLLTAWSAAGVVGPLIINGFLDAQGKPGTLTADAYRPALFTMVGILAVGFVANLLVRPVAAKFQERRDATGAAVKDDGVQVDTHDHDTRTEVGQAKVRLVLAWAVIVVLLGYGVIQTVITAAKLFS
- a CDS encoding MBL fold metallo-hydrolase → MTIAPPDFWSGPLPAAAPPEDMALHRLPTGTYRTRAAFAVTGGAFRDVREFAATAVLISHPGGDLLIDAGFGAGVAEHVRMLARFERAPFTLGRTAAQQLEDVGHDRARLRGVLVTHTHWDHVSGLDSLRVPIWITGEERRYAATDSHGAVFRSVSKGLEMHEYGFDGPAHLGFPASSDVHGDGSVVVVPAGGHTHGSVVVFVTLPTGERYAFIGDLTWQSEGITRGAQRPWLMRRVADVDAATVRLGLQRVVALSRVMRIVPAHDLHAYDSIPLLATRQTRAGA
- a CDS encoding nucleoside deaminase — translated: MDTSRLATTVSAELPAWVFDEIADVPDALPTAQERMALVHRLADRNHREGNGGPFAALVAETTTGRIVSIGVNVVLASGLSSTHAEVMALSLAQVAVDSWDLGADGAPDRELVVNWRPCAMCYGATLWSGVRGLVVAGSGPDLERLSGFDEGPVRDDWAEQFEQRGITVTQDVLRDEALAVFRAYGMRSDATVYNARGAGAIEMG
- a CDS encoding DNA repair helicase XPB, with product MTDGPLIVQSDKTLLLEVGHPDSSAARANIAPFAELERSPEHVHTYRITPLALWNARAAGHDAEQVVDALVRWSRFPVPQALLVDVVDTMGRYGRLVLQTHPTQGLILASRDRAVLEEILRNRKISPMLGARIDPDTVVVHPSERGHLKQALLKVGWPAEDQAGYVDGEAHPIELDPHGWELRSYQQQAVEGFWAGGSGVVVLPCGAGKTLVGAAAMAKAGATTLILVTNTVAGRQWKRELIARTTLTEEEIGEYSGERKEIRPVTIATYQVMTRKSGGVYKHLDLFDSRDWGLVIYDEVHLLPAPVFRMTADLQSRRRLGLTATLVREDGREGDVFSLIGPKRYDAPWKDIEAQGWIAPAECTEVRVTLTDAERLNYATAEPEEKYKIAATARTKMPVVRSILEKHKGELTLVIGAYLDQLEELGAELDAPIIQGSTKTAERERLYEAFRTGELTTLVVSKVANFSVDLPEATVAIQVSGTFGSRQEEAQRLGRLLRPKADGRQAHFYSVVSRDTLDTDYAAHRQRFLAEQGYAYTIVDADDLLGPAVPGGAED
- a CDS encoding DUF6228 family protein — protein: MIRLGWNGRRLELTAPTKPDGVLTACVRGGDIQATAWAYPGHLGFGDLIDFFADLERHWRGWKGARRWESGEGELTMTARHTGSHVLLDVGLRCQQLDPERDWDLRFSVSLDAGEELTHAATEVQREFGWADRQYDRSDAVPSSDPVDEAAYAYEQDERTYLDLVREHPRPELAGAATRVQTAAAHWQALAWARVIALQALDEPDEQEIHSAVISAQAAELLTELWWDVAKVQRGLRLPRFDRTGHMIDPGDPDENGC
- a CDS encoding MarR family winged helix-turn-helix transcriptional regulator, coding for MAPTAPTPPPADDRPDPVRGPRPPLGPGPDSELTWLLHRAAQRMHTAVGAQAARHGLTLRDHIVLSALDKTSGLTQIELGQALGVDKTTLVAELDRLEKAGLVERKADPRDRRARIPALTDAGDRVRARIAVDATAAETAAVASVDPALLRPLRDALYAIIAATDDPGSCI
- a CDS encoding pyridoxamine 5'-phosphate oxidase family protein, which codes for MTDLAVLTEQDREFLRRPLHGFLSVAAGPVPAQPRPVWFEATDSGTVELFTTPDAAKVERLRRDPRASIVVAAPVGERERWVAVSGRTTIEPDGAHALAQRLAARYWDLDDPGRAGQLAEILADDGLLRVVIHPEQVRRYTF